A stretch of the Coprobacillus cateniformis genome encodes the following:
- a CDS encoding PTS sugar transporter subunit IIC, with product MNFMEKFNELANRTLVPIANKLGNQRHLAAIRDGMVVAIPLSILGGVCLIISTPPFKPDTLPNWGFISDLLLGWYNWAQANKAMLQLPYNMTMALMGLFVAFAIAYHLAKRYKMPTLNTAIVSTAVFFIVTSPAVSAVPTSAISEGSNMTDLLGMAGNYIPMTFLDAKGIFTAIIVAIGCVEIMHFMLAKNIRFKMPEGVPPAISSSFDAIMPLFVCVITFYAISLFIQNVSGELLPSMIMTLLAPAISGLDSLLGICLITIIAQTFWFFGLHGASITQPIRLPFMQMYLVANITAFTAGEPIAHFFTQPFWSYVITLGGGGATLGLCILLLRSKSVELKTLGKLSIGPAIFNINEPIIFGLPMVLNPLMMIPFIFVPVINSIIAYACMAFQIVGKGVIETPWTTPAPLGAALGCMDFRAAIMVIGLIVLDMCLYYPFFKLLEKQKLSEESGVQTTEN from the coding sequence ATGAATTTCATGGAAAAATTCAATGAACTTGCAAATCGTACGCTTGTACCGATTGCAAATAAATTAGGGAATCAAAGACATCTGGCTGCTATTCGTGATGGAATGGTTGTTGCTATTCCGTTATCTATCTTAGGTGGTGTATGTTTAATTATTTCAACACCGCCATTTAAACCAGATACGTTACCTAATTGGGGATTTATTAGTGATTTGTTGTTAGGATGGTATAATTGGGCACAGGCTAACAAAGCGATGCTGCAATTACCATATAATATGACGATGGCTTTAATGGGGTTATTTGTAGCCTTTGCTATTGCATATCATTTGGCTAAGAGATATAAGATGCCAACATTAAATACTGCAATTGTTTCGACAGCTGTTTTTTTTATAGTGACATCACCAGCTGTATCTGCTGTCCCTACAAGTGCTATAAGCGAAGGATCAAATATGACTGATTTATTAGGTATGGCAGGTAATTATATACCAATGACATTCTTAGATGCGAAGGGAATATTTACAGCTATCATTGTTGCTATTGGCTGTGTTGAAATTATGCATTTTATGTTAGCTAAAAATATTCGTTTTAAGATGCCAGAAGGTGTTCCACCAGCGATTAGTTCTTCATTTGATGCAATTATGCCATTATTTGTCTGTGTTATTACATTCTATGCTATTTCGTTATTCATTCAAAATGTGAGTGGAGAATTGTTACCAAGTATGATTATGACACTTTTAGCACCAGCAATTTCAGGATTAGATTCTTTATTGGGAATTTGTTTAATTACAATTATTGCTCAGACATTCTGGTTCTTTGGATTACATGGTGCAAGCATTACACAACCAATTAGATTGCCTTTTATGCAAATGTATTTAGTTGCTAATATTACTGCATTTACTGCTGGTGAACCCATTGCCCATTTCTTTACACAACCATTTTGGTCATATGTGATAACACTGGGTGGCGGTGGAGCAACTTTAGGATTATGTATCTTACTGCTTCGTTCGAAATCAGTGGAATTAAAAACTTTGGGGAAACTTTCAATAGGACCAGCAATCTTTAATATTAATGAACCAATTATCTTTGGATTACCAATGGTGTTAAATCCATTAATGATGATACCGTTTATTTTTGTACCAGTTATTAATTCTATTATTGCTTATGCGTGTATGGCATTTCAGATTGTTGGAAAAGGTGTTATTGAAACACCATGGACAACTCCTGCACCATTAGGAGCTGCATTGGGATGTATGGATTTTAGAGCAGCTATTATGGTTATCGGATTAATTGTATTGGATATGTGTTTATATTATCCATTCTTTAAATTACTTGAAAAACAAAAATTAAGTGAAGAAAGCGGAGTTCAAACAACAGAAAACTAA
- a CDS encoding phosphoglycerate kinase: protein MDKKTIKDIEVAGKTVLVRVDFNVPRNKETGEITNDNRIVAALPTLKYLLAEGPKAIVLFSHLGKVKTEEDKAKNDLAVVAPRLSELLGVDVKFVNCTRGAELENAVKEANNGQVILVQNTRYEAGESKNDPELGKYWASLGDVFVEDAFGSVHRAHASTAGIPAHLPSAAGFLVEKEIAYIGKAVSNPERPMVAILGGAKVSDKILVIENLLKIADKVIVGGGMTYTFMKAMGHNIGNSLVEEDRIEVAKEIIAKGGDKLILPVDSVINNAFAETGDIKVCGEDVPEGYMGLDIGPKSVENIKNALAGAKTVIWNGPMGVFEMEPFAKGTIAVCEALANLDDANTIIGGGDSAAAVMQLGYADKVSHISTGGGASLEYMEGKVLPGIAAIDDK, encoded by the coding sequence ATGGATAAAAAAACAATTAAAGATATTGAAGTTGCTGGAAAAACTGTCTTAGTTCGTGTTGACTTCAATGTACCTAGAAACAAAGAAACAGGAGAAATTACAAACGACAACAGAATTGTTGCTGCTTTACCAACTCTAAAATATTTATTAGCAGAAGGACCAAAAGCAATTGTATTATTTTCTCATTTAGGGAAAGTAAAAACTGAAGAAGACAAAGCTAAAAATGATTTAGCTGTTGTTGCTCCTAGATTATCTGAATTATTAGGAGTTGATGTTAAATTCGTTAATTGTACTAGAGGAGCTGAACTTGAAAATGCAGTGAAAGAAGCTAATAATGGTCAAGTTATTTTAGTACAAAATACACGTTATGAAGCTGGTGAAAGTAAAAATGATCCAGAACTTGGAAAATACTGGGCATCTTTAGGTGATGTATTTGTTGAAGATGCATTTGGTTCTGTACATAGAGCTCATGCTTCTACAGCGGGAATTCCTGCTCACTTACCATCAGCAGCTGGTTTCTTAGTAGAAAAAGAAATCGCATATATTGGAAAAGCTGTAAGTAATCCAGAAAGACCTATGGTAGCGATCTTAGGTGGAGCTAAAGTTTCTGATAAAATTTTAGTTATTGAAAACTTATTAAAGATTGCTGACAAAGTTATTGTTGGTGGAGGTATGACTTATACTTTCATGAAAGCAATGGGACATAACATTGGTAATTCTTTAGTTGAAGAAGATCGTATTGAAGTTGCTAAAGAAATTATTGCTAAAGGTGGAGATAAATTAATCTTACCTGTTGATTCTGTTATCAATAATGCGTTTGCAGAGACAGGTGATATCAAAGTTTGTGGTGAAGATGTACCTGAAGGATATATGGGATTAGACATTGGACCTAAATCTGTTGAAAACATCAAAAATGCTTTAGCAGGTGCAAAAACAGTTATCTGGAATGGACCAATGGGTGTATTTGAAATGGAACCATTTGCAAAAGGAACAATTGCTGTATGTGAAGCATTAGCTAATTTAGATGATGCCAATACAATTATTGGTGGTGGAGATAGTGCTGCTGCTGTTATGCAATTAGGATATGCAGATAAAGTTTCTCACATTTCTACAGGTGGAGGAGCTTCATTAGAATACATGGAAGGTAAAGTTTTACCTGGTATTGCTGCTATTGATGATAAATAA
- a CDS encoding CarD family transcriptional regulator, with protein sequence MYKINDMVVYGNEGVCKITDLTKRSFANKVVEYYVLKPVYNEHSIVYIPIDNEELVSKIKRILSVEDIHELIRTLPNEDYCWIENDNQRKEKYREIIKSGNRKELMKMIRTLYLYQQELKKDGKKIHAADDKFFKDAEKVLYDEFAYVLDIEQEDVVSFICDQFEVNEV encoded by the coding sequence ATGTATAAGATTAACGATATGGTGGTATATGGGAATGAAGGCGTATGTAAGATAACTGATTTAACAAAGCGCTCATTTGCAAATAAGGTTGTTGAATATTATGTATTAAAGCCTGTATATAATGAACATTCAATTGTATATATACCTATTGATAATGAAGAATTGGTATCTAAGATCAAGAGAATTCTTTCGGTTGAAGATATTCATGAATTAATTCGAACACTTCCTAATGAAGACTATTGCTGGATTGAAAATGATAATCAGCGAAAAGAAAAATATCGTGAGATTATAAAAAGTGGTAATCGTAAAGAATTGATGAAAATGATTCGAACACTCTATTTATATCAACAGGAGTTAAAGAAAGATGGTAAAAAAATTCATGCTGCTGATGATAAATTTTTTAAGGATGCAGAAAAAGTTCTATATGACGAATTTGCTTATGTATTAGATATTGAACAAGAAGATGTTGTTTCTTTTATTTGTGATCAATTTGAAGTTAATGAGGTATAG
- a CDS encoding RDD family protein: MTKKKTMMTNKYDIIEVRMCRFFAMVIDWYLTNMLAVIPITFYFRGDDYLQPYMFELNEYSFQIGLLLGIYAIIIGIVYYVVIPSFVWKGQTLGKKLCKIQVIDQNANELTLQTILKRELLGAVILEGGIIITATYIRKLLPLFGLASFVTPLKYIAYALTIVSIGYAYFQPMSQAFHDKIANTLVIKK, translated from the coding sequence ATGACTAAGAAAAAAACAATGATGACAAATAAATACGATATTATTGAAGTGAGAATGTGTAGGTTTTTTGCTATGGTGATTGATTGGTATCTTACCAATATGCTTGCTGTTATTCCTATCACTTTTTATTTTCGTGGAGACGATTACTTACAACCCTATATGTTTGAACTCAATGAATATAGTTTTCAAATTGGACTATTGCTTGGAATTTATGCAATTATCATTGGTATTGTCTATTATGTTGTCATTCCTAGTTTTGTTTGGAAAGGTCAGACATTAGGAAAGAAGCTATGTAAAATACAAGTCATTGATCAAAATGCCAATGAACTCACATTACAAACTATTTTAAAAAGAGAATTACTCGGTGCTGTTATTTTAGAAGGTGGAATCATTATAACTGCAACATACATAAGAAAATTACTACCTTTGTTTGGTTTAGCAAGTTTTGTAACACCACTTAAATATATTGCCTATGCACTTACAATTGTTTCTATTGGCTATGCATATTTTCAGCCAATGTCACAGGCATTCCACGATAAGATAGCTAATACTCTTGTCATAAAGAAATAA
- the tpiA gene encoding triose-phosphate isomerase: MRKPIIVGNWKMNKTIADTKAFVAAVDSACNDNADWGIATPYLALQAAKEGAKNLIIAAENCHFKDSGAYTGEISVEMLKEIGIEWVILGHSERRQYFGETDETVNAKMLQVLHNDMTPIVCVGETLEEYEAGTTKDVVKTQTVAAFKDVCPNCAGRVVIAYEPVWAIGTGKTATNEIAQDVCAYIRSVVAELYGQEVADKVRIQYGGSVKPEGLKELLEQPDIDGALVGGASLVEDSYKAMIAALD, translated from the coding sequence ATGAGAAAACCAATTATCGTAGGAAACTGGAAAATGAATAAAACAATTGCAGATACAAAAGCGTTTGTTGCTGCAGTTGATAGTGCTTGTAATGATAATGCTGATTGGGGAATTGCTACTCCATATTTAGCTTTACAAGCTGCTAAAGAAGGTGCAAAAAATTTAATTATTGCAGCTGAAAACTGTCACTTTAAAGATAGTGGTGCTTATACTGGTGAAATCAGTGTTGAAATGTTGAAAGAAATCGGAATTGAATGGGTTATCTTAGGACATTCTGAAAGAAGACAATATTTTGGTGAAACTGATGAAACAGTCAATGCAAAAATGTTACAAGTTTTACACAATGATATGACTCCAATCGTATGTGTTGGTGAAACATTGGAAGAATATGAAGCTGGAACAACTAAAGATGTTGTCAAGACACAAACAGTTGCTGCTTTCAAAGATGTATGTCCAAACTGTGCTGGAAGAGTTGTTATTGCTTATGAACCAGTATGGGCTATTGGTACAGGTAAAACTGCAACGAATGAAATTGCACAAGATGTTTGTGCATATATTAGAAGCGTTGTTGCTGAATTATATGGTCAAGAAGTTGCTGATAAAGTAAGAATTCAATATGGTGGATCTGTGAAACCTGAAGGATTAAAAGAATTATTAGAACAACCTGACATTGATGGAGCATTGGTTGGTGGAGCTTCTTTAGTAGAAGATTCTTATAAAGCTATGATTGCTGCATTAGATTAA
- a CDS encoding 6-phosphogluconolactonase, with protein sequence MKLIIEENEQKMSESAMHILLGTMMQDKRVNISLTAGKSPINLYKMMIPYVKDQEKFKDIEYYLFDEAPYLDKPYGPNWEEMQELFFKDAHIPAKRIHTTTMENWETYDQEIRDAGGIDVMLIGLGFDGHFCSNCPRCTPMDSYTYPMDRATKNAANPTYPAKPHLPVTLTMGPKSLMRVKHLVMIVTGKEKAEILKQVLDSPITDELPATVLKLHPNFTVICDKEAASLLNREDYKRL encoded by the coding sequence ATGAAGTTAATTATTGAAGAAAATGAACAAAAAATGAGTGAAAGTGCTATGCACATTTTACTAGGTACAATGATGCAGGATAAGAGAGTTAATATTTCTTTAACTGCTGGGAAATCTCCAATCAATTTGTACAAGATGATGATTCCTTATGTCAAGGATCAAGAAAAATTTAAAGATATTGAGTATTACTTATTTGATGAAGCCCCATATCTTGATAAACCTTATGGCCCTAACTGGGAAGAAATGCAAGAATTATTCTTTAAAGATGCCCATATTCCTGCCAAAAGAATTCATACCACAACTATGGAAAACTGGGAAACATATGATCAGGAAATTCGTGATGCTGGTGGCATTGATGTTATGTTAATTGGACTAGGATTTGATGGCCATTTCTGTAGCAATTGTCCAAGATGTACACCAATGGATAGCTATACTTATCCAATGGACCGTGCAACAAAAAATGCTGCAAATCCTACATATCCAGCCAAACCACATTTACCTGTTACATTAACAATGGGTCCAAAAAGTTTAATGCGTGTTAAACATCTGGTCATGATTGTTACAGGCAAAGAAAAAGCTGAAATTTTAAAACAAGTCTTAGATTCACCGATTACAGATGAATTGCCAGCAACTGTCTTAAAACTTCATCCTAATTTTACAGTTATCTGTGATAAAGAAGCTGCTTCTTTATTAAATAGGGAAGATTATAAGAGACTTTAA
- the eno gene encoding phosphopyruvate hydratase, giving the protein MDKISRIYAREVLDSRGNPTVEVEVSSEYGAFGRAIVPSGASTGVHEAVELRDGDQNRYLGLGVSKAVDNVNEIIAKEIVGRDVTAQREIDEAMIALDGTANKGKLGANAILGVSLAVARCAADSLNVPLYKYIGGANAHVLPTPMMNIINGGAHADNNVDFQEFMIMPVSAGSFKETIRMGAEIFHALKKVLKAKGLNTAVGDEGGFAPNLASNEEAIQTILEAIEKAGYQPGTDVKLAMDVASSEFYKDGMYTLPGENNKSFTSKELVDFYVELCEKYPIISIEDGLDQDDWEGWDYLTEKLGGKVQLVGDDFFVTNTKRLQQGIERGVANSILIKVNQIGTLTETLEAIEMAQKANYTAVISHRSGETEDTTIADIAVATNAGQIKTGSASRTDRIAKYNQLLRIEDELSAQGQFAGLEAFYQLSKS; this is encoded by the coding sequence ATGGATAAAATTAGTCGTATCTATGCAAGAGAAGTGTTAGATTCTCGTGGGAATCCAACAGTCGAAGTTGAAGTTAGCAGTGAATATGGAGCATTTGGTAGAGCCATTGTCCCTAGTGGTGCATCTACAGGTGTTCATGAAGCAGTGGAATTAAGAGATGGAGACCAAAATAGATATTTGGGGTTAGGAGTATCAAAAGCAGTTGATAATGTTAATGAAATTATTGCGAAAGAAATTGTAGGTAGAGATGTCACTGCCCAAAGAGAAATTGATGAAGCAATGATTGCCTTAGACGGGACTGCAAATAAAGGAAAATTAGGAGCAAATGCAATTCTTGGTGTTTCATTAGCAGTTGCAAGATGTGCAGCAGATAGTTTAAATGTCCCATTGTATAAATATATTGGTGGAGCTAATGCCCATGTTTTACCAACACCAATGATGAATATTATAAATGGTGGTGCACATGCAGATAATAATGTAGATTTCCAAGAATTTATGATTATGCCAGTAAGTGCAGGTTCATTTAAAGAGACAATTCGAATGGGAGCAGAAATTTTCCATGCTTTAAAGAAGGTCTTGAAGGCTAAAGGATTAAATACAGCAGTTGGTGATGAAGGTGGTTTTGCACCGAATTTAGCATCTAATGAAGAAGCAATTCAAACAATTCTAGAAGCTATTGAAAAAGCTGGATATCAACCAGGTACTGATGTGAAATTAGCAATGGACGTAGCCAGTTCAGAATTCTATAAAGATGGTATGTATACATTACCTGGTGAAAACAACAAATCTTTTACATCAAAAGAACTTGTTGATTTCTATGTTGAGTTATGTGAAAAGTATCCAATTATTTCAATAGAAGATGGATTGGATCAAGATGACTGGGAAGGATGGGATTATCTAACTGAGAAGTTAGGTGGTAAAGTTCAACTTGTTGGTGATGATTTCTTTGTCACAAATACAAAAAGATTACAACAAGGTATTGAAAGAGGTGTTGCGAATTCAATCTTAATTAAAGTGAATCAGATTGGAACATTAACTGAAACATTAGAAGCTATTGAAATGGCTCAAAAAGCTAATTATACAGCAGTTATTTCACATCGTTCTGGTGAAACAGAAGATACAACAATTGCTGATATTGCAGTTGCTACAAACGCTGGACAAATCAAAACTGGTTCTGCTTCAAGAACAGATCGTATTGCAAAATACAATCAATTATTAAGAATTGAAGATGAATTGTCAGCCCAAGGTCAATTTGCAGGGTTAGAGGCATTCTATCAATTGTCAAAGTCATAA
- a CDS encoding DEAD/DEAH box helicase, giving the protein MKFKELNIDGRIQDALEKLGYSEATEVQSAVIPELKQERDVIVKAKTGSGKTAAFAIPLLDSVVWEENKPQVLVLTPTRELAIQVKEDFDNIGTYKKIKTLAIFGKQPYKFQTQDLKQKTHVVVATPGRILDHLQRGTFDASHLKYLVLDEADEMLNMGFIETVEKIIEKLPVKRTTCLFSATLPEEIKKLAAKFMKNPVQVNIKQSQVINQKIETYAYEVMSYEKAGFLLKLIVHEKPSSAIIFCETQERVNEVYDMLYKNGISVHKIHGGMLQTDRLENMNDFRLGKVQFLVATDVAARGIDIENISHVINYDLPREAQNYIHRIGRTARIGKAGIAISLLSKDDYKRRMCIEDYTETSFDIKDNESIFNTVVNCQSLNELKKMVVQKEKKNKVLQEDIMRLYFSVGKRKKIAAGNLVGAICALEDVNGDDIGIIQVQDMCSYVDILNGKGKSVAQRLNNTLIKGRTMKVEIANRKM; this is encoded by the coding sequence ATGAAATTTAAAGAATTGAATATTGATGGAAGAATACAAGATGCACTTGAAAAGTTAGGATATAGTGAAGCAACAGAAGTCCAGTCTGCAGTCATCCCAGAGTTAAAACAAGAACGTGATGTCATTGTCAAAGCAAAGACAGGAAGTGGGAAGACAGCAGCTTTTGCAATTCCGCTTTTAGATTCAGTTGTTTGGGAAGAGAATAAACCACAAGTACTGGTATTAACACCAACAAGAGAGCTTGCTATACAGGTAAAAGAAGATTTTGATAATATTGGCACTTATAAAAAAATAAAGACTTTAGCTATTTTTGGGAAACAGCCATATAAGTTTCAAACACAAGATTTAAAACAAAAAACACATGTTGTTGTAGCGACACCAGGTCGTATATTAGATCATTTACAGAGAGGAACATTTGATGCAAGTCATTTAAAATATCTAGTTTTAGATGAAGCGGATGAAATGCTAAATATGGGTTTTATTGAAACTGTTGAAAAAATTATTGAAAAATTACCAGTCAAAAGAACAACTTGTCTTTTTTCAGCAACCTTACCAGAAGAGATTAAAAAACTCGCAGCAAAATTTATGAAAAATCCAGTACAGGTCAATATAAAGCAATCTCAAGTCATTAATCAAAAGATAGAAACATATGCATATGAAGTCATGTCATATGAAAAAGCAGGTTTTCTTTTAAAGCTGATTGTTCATGAAAAGCCTTCAAGTGCTATTATTTTTTGTGAAACACAAGAAAGAGTTAATGAAGTTTATGATATGTTATATAAAAATGGTATATCTGTGCATAAAATACATGGAGGTATGTTACAAACTGATCGTCTTGAAAATATGAATGATTTTCGTTTAGGGAAAGTTCAATTTTTAGTTGCAACTGATGTAGCAGCAAGAGGAATTGATATTGAAAATATTTCTCATGTTATAAATTATGATTTACCTAGGGAAGCTCAAAATTATATTCATAGAATTGGCAGAACAGCAAGGATTGGGAAAGCAGGAATTGCTATTTCATTATTGAGTAAAGATGATTATAAACGTCGTATGTGTATTGAAGACTATACAGAGACATCATTTGATATAAAGGATAATGAATCTATTTTTAATACGGTTGTTAATTGTCAATCATTAAATGAACTAAAAAAGATGGTTGTTCAAAAGGAAAAGAAAAATAAAGTTTTACAGGAAGATATTATGAGACTTTATTTTAGTGTAGGTAAAAGAAAAAAGATAGCAGCAGGAAATTTGGTAGGAGCTATCTGTGCTCTTGAAGATGTTAATGGTGATGATATTGGAATTATCCAAGTTCAGGATATGTGTAGTTATGTAGATATTTTAAATGGTAAAGGTAAGAGTGTTGCTCAAAGACTCAACAATACACTTATTAAAGGACGGACAATGAAAGTAGAGATTGCTAATAGAAAAATGTAG
- a CDS encoding HAD-IC family P-type ATPase encodes MRKVKGLTNEQVQNEMKLGHMNISPKPLVKSYRQIVIEHVFNLFNAYNFVIAVALIMVQAWSSLFFVVIVTSNTVIRIYQEIRSRNMVAKLNLIISPKTKVLRDDQIQEIDNEEIVLSDVIYLETGNQISADSIVLDTAVEVDESLLTGEVDPVLKRVGDHLLSGSFIVSGACHAEVEHVGIDNYATKIANEARNRKPVISELVTFFNKVTKFTSFLVLPLSILMLYQALIVRDESMTMAIVNTSTALLGMLPKGLVLLTSVSMAASIVRLGKKEVLVQEMFSIETLSHADVLCLDKTGTLTQGKMEVQDLILFDHKLPYDINDVMSSFVSGSLDNNATFQTLSKYFQGNTKYDTKDRVSFSSARKWSASFLENVGTIIVGAPEFIIPDLVMPQSVEVAKQKGARVLLVAHHPDFETFQDDLKNAIPMAAIVILDPLRADAKETIDFFRENDVLIKVISGDNPVTVSALAAQAGVENSSHYLDATTLQTDEDIENAIMNYNVIGRATPHQKHKMILALQSHKLKVAMTGDGVNDVLALKDADVSIAMGSGSDAAKQISQFVVINGELSTMVDVVKEGRLDTNNVERSASMYYLKTIYTILIAIAMVLLNMPYPFIPFQMTLLDNFVEGFPSFMILFEKNISKQKESIARHTLRYSVPNAMAVVLSVICMSIFSDQLGLNLNELFTILYFSTAMIAIHLIYRIYSPVNWYRGFVLIIDVIGFIIATRLFWDWLQLAPMTWGLFQYISIIVIGGIILSTIISYFINRYLDKDIAER; translated from the coding sequence GTGAGAAAAGTCAAAGGATTAACAAATGAACAAGTTCAAAATGAAATGAAATTAGGACATATGAATATATCTCCTAAGCCACTCGTAAAGAGTTATCGTCAAATTGTCATTGAACATGTTTTTAATTTATTTAATGCATACAATTTTGTAATAGCTGTTGCTTTAATTATGGTTCAAGCATGGTCTAGTTTATTTTTTGTCGTTATTGTAACTTCTAATACAGTCATTAGAATTTATCAGGAAATAAGATCAAGAAATATGGTAGCCAAACTTAATTTAATTATCTCACCAAAGACAAAAGTTTTAAGAGATGACCAAATTCAAGAAATAGATAATGAAGAAATAGTTCTTAGCGATGTTATTTATTTAGAAACAGGAAATCAAATATCTGCTGATTCTATAGTTTTAGATACAGCAGTAGAGGTTGATGAGTCATTACTTACTGGTGAAGTTGATCCTGTTTTAAAAAGAGTTGGAGATCATCTTTTGTCAGGGAGCTTTATTGTTTCAGGTGCTTGTCATGCTGAAGTAGAGCATGTCGGAATAGATAACTATGCAACAAAGATTGCTAATGAAGCAAGAAACCGTAAACCAGTGATTTCTGAACTTGTGACATTTTTTAATAAAGTCACAAAGTTTACAAGTTTTCTTGTTTTACCATTGAGTATATTGATGTTATATCAAGCATTAATTGTGCGTGATGAGTCAATGACAATGGCTATAGTTAATACTTCTACAGCATTGCTTGGGATGTTGCCAAAAGGATTGGTATTATTAACAAGTGTTTCAATGGCTGCTAGTATTGTTCGATTAGGGAAAAAAGAGGTTCTTGTTCAAGAAATGTTCAGTATTGAAACATTATCTCATGCTGATGTATTATGCTTGGATAAAACAGGGACATTAACACAAGGAAAAATGGAAGTTCAAGATCTCATTTTATTTGACCATAAATTACCTTATGATATTAATGATGTTATGTCTTCATTTGTTAGTGGTAGTCTTGATAACAATGCAACATTTCAAACATTGTCGAAATATTTCCAAGGAAATACAAAATATGACACCAAGGATAGAGTCTCTTTTTCTTCAGCTAGAAAATGGAGTGCTTCTTTCTTAGAGAACGTAGGAACAATAATTGTAGGGGCTCCAGAATTTATTATACCTGATTTGGTAATGCCACAAAGTGTTGAGGTGGCAAAACAAAAAGGTGCACGTGTTCTCCTTGTTGCTCATCATCCTGATTTTGAAACATTTCAAGATGATTTGAAAAACGCAATACCTATGGCAGCAATTGTGATTCTTGATCCATTAAGAGCAGATGCTAAAGAAACAATTGATTTCTTTAGAGAAAATGATGTTCTTATTAAAGTGATTTCAGGTGATAATCCAGTGACTGTGAGTGCGTTGGCAGCTCAAGCTGGTGTCGAAAATTCAAGCCATTATCTGGATGCAACAACATTACAAACAGATGAAGATATTGAAAATGCTATTATGAATTATAATGTTATTGGTCGAGCAACGCCTCATCAAAAACACAAAATGATATTAGCGCTTCAAAGCCATAAATTAAAAGTTGCGATGACTGGTGATGGAGTGAATGATGTCTTGGCATTGAAAGATGCAGATGTTTCTATTGCAATGGGATCGGGGTCAGATGCTGCTAAACAAATATCTCAATTTGTAGTCATTAATGGTGAATTATCTACAATGGTCGATGTTGTCAAAGAAGGACGTTTAGATACTAATAATGTGGAGCGTTCTGCTTCTATGTACTATTTAAAAACCATTTATACAATTTTGATTGCCATAGCAATGGTTTTATTGAATATGCCTTATCCATTTATTCCTTTTCAAATGACTTTATTAGATAACTTTGTAGAAGGTTTTCCATCATTTATGATTTTGTTTGAAAAGAATATTAGTAAACAAAAAGAATCAATTGCACGTCATACTTTACGTTATTCTGTTCCAAATGCGATGGCAGTTGTTTTGAGTGTTATTTGTATGAGTATCTTTTCTGATCAATTAGGATTAAATTTAAATGAATTGTTTACAATTCTTTATTTCTCAACTGCAATGATTGCTATCCACTTGATTTATCGTATTTATAGTCCAGTAAACTGGTACAGAGGTTTTGTATTGATTATTGATGTCATTGGATTTATTATTGCAACTCGTTTGTTCTGGGATTGGTTACAACTTGCGCCAATGACATGGGGATTATTCCAGTATATTTCTATCATTGTGATAGGTGGTATTATCTTATCAACAATCATCTCATACTTTATAAATCGTTATCTTGATAAAGATATAGCTGAAAGATGA
- a CDS encoding rhodanese-like domain-containing protein, with protein MNNAIEPEMIYQLVNQDYTFIDIRDPHQYNQLHIKNFLNIQPDQLLRDILTFSKSKPIVLICYSGKRTEELSRQLSQLGFQAYYISGGFQAFLNVQNDMYF; from the coding sequence ATGAATAATGCTATTGAACCAGAAATGATTTATCAACTTGTAAATCAAGATTATACTTTTATTGATATAAGAGATCCACACCAATACAATCAACTGCATATTAAAAACTTTCTAAATATTCAACCTGATCAACTATTAAGAGATATCTTAACTTTTTCCAAATCAAAACCAATTGTTTTGATTTGTTATAGTGGAAAAAGAACTGAGGAACTCTCTCGTCAATTATCCCAATTAGGATTTCAAGCCTATTATATATCAGGAGGATTTCAAGCCTTTTTAAATGTGCAAAATGATATGTATTTTTAA